CGCTTCGGGCATTGTCTGAATGACCTGCTTTATCGCTGGCGGATCGGGGCGCTGCCGGTGGAGATCGTGGCGGTGATCTCAAACCACATGGATTACCAGAAGCTTGTGGTGAACCATGATATTCCGTTCCATTGCATCAAGGTCACCAAGCAGAACAAGGCGCAGGCGGAAGCGCAGATCATGCAGCTTGTCGAGGAAACCGGCGCGGAACTGATCGTGCTGGCGCGGTATATGCAGATACTCTCGGACGAGATGTGCCGGAAGATGTCGGGGCGGATCATCAATATCCACCACTCGTTCCTGCCGTCCTTCAAGGGCGCGAACCCCTATAAGCAGGCTTTTGAGCGGGGCGTGAAGCTGATCGGCGCGACATCGCATTATGTGACCGCCGATCTCGACGAGGGGCCGATTATCGAACAGGACACGGTGCGCGTCAGCCATGC
The genomic region above belongs to Paracoccus sp. SCSIO 75233 and contains:
- the purU gene encoding formyltetrahydrofolate deformylase, whose product is MPKKICLTVACPTQRGIVAAMTAFLAERGCNIVDSSQFDDMETGKFFMRISFIPETGAEQGELSEAFAQIADAFEMTYAFHDESLKMKMVIMVSRFGHCLNDLLYRWRIGALPVEIVAVISNHMDYQKLVVNHDIPFHCIKVTKQNKAQAEAQIMQLVEETGAELIVLARYMQILSDEMCRKMSGRIINIHHSFLPSFKGANPYKQAFERGVKLIGATSHYVTADLDEGPIIEQDTVRVSHAQSAADYVSLGRDVESQVLARAIHAHANHRVFLNGNKTVVFPASPGSYSSERMG